A genomic stretch from Rubripirellula reticaptiva includes:
- a CDS encoding type II secretion system F family protein encodes MKLSTSAKFCHRFGTGLKAGADIIRLLDSEASHGSNNERHAMRLLSQGAREGEHLSRVMEANPAYFPRLMTAMTKVGEATGRLERTLLMLSDHFQHQITTRRMFIASITMPAIQLVLGIGVISILIYLMGILTPAGGGQMTDILGFGLRGGEGVLWFWLYVAIFFGAIAMFFGAFIYNVGGVQNLAPLLYMIPKIGPAIQTITISRFCWTMALSLDAGLDPIRAIHLSLDSTDSDYYRSAAKDAEAAIRAGATLAGAMEATSLFPRDFIARVEIAEHSGTDAESMTYLANEYDERARSAIRFLAGFAALLIRLAIMVIFIFFIFRIAKVYLGALSGASEPILPRR; translated from the coding sequence ATGAAACTCTCGACTTCGGCAAAATTCTGTCACCGATTCGGAACCGGACTGAAGGCTGGCGCCGACATCATTCGTCTTCTCGATAGCGAAGCTTCTCACGGATCCAACAACGAACGGCATGCGATGCGTTTGTTGTCCCAGGGCGCCCGCGAAGGCGAACACCTCAGCCGCGTGATGGAAGCAAACCCGGCTTACTTTCCTCGCCTGATGACGGCGATGACCAAAGTCGGTGAAGCCACCGGTCGATTGGAAAGAACGCTTTTGATGTTAAGCGATCACTTCCAACATCAAATCACGACACGCCGAATGTTTATCGCGTCGATCACGATGCCAGCGATCCAGCTAGTTCTCGGCATTGGCGTGATCTCGATCCTGATCTATTTGATGGGAATCTTGACACCCGCCGGTGGTGGACAGATGACTGACATTCTTGGTTTTGGACTGCGTGGCGGCGAAGGAGTCCTTTGGTTTTGGCTGTACGTCGCCATCTTCTTTGGCGCGATTGCCATGTTCTTTGGTGCGTTCATTTACAACGTGGGCGGAGTCCAGAATTTGGCGCCGCTGTTGTACATGATCCCCAAGATCGGGCCGGCGATTCAAACGATCACGATTTCGCGTTTCTGCTGGACGATGGCTCTGTCGCTCGACGCCGGGCTCGATCCAATCCGAGCGATCCACTTGTCGCTCGACAGCACCGATAGTGACTATTACCGCAGCGCCGCCAAAGATGCCGAGGCAGCAATCCGCGCCGGCGCGACGTTGGCGGGGGCGATGGAAGCGACAAGCCTTTTCCCTCGCGACTTCATCGCTCGAGTTGAAATCGCCGAGCACTCCGGCACTGATGCGGAATCCATGACGTATCTGGCAAACGAGTACGACGAGCGAGCTCGGTCGGCAATTCGCTTCCTGGCCGGATTCGCAGCACTGCTGATTCGGCTGGCAATCATGGTGATATTCATCTTCTTTATCTTCCGAATCGCGAAAGTGTATTTGGGTGCGCTTAGCGGCGCTTCGGAGCCGATTCTGCCGCGTCGATAG
- a CDS encoding cation diffusion facilitator family transporter — protein sequence MHQCDHHHPAPKDFGWAFAVGITLNITFVAVEAAFGWWSDSLALMADAGHNLSDVLGLLMAWAGYALAKLPTSQKRTYGWRGSTILAALFNSLLLMIAVGGIVWEAVSRFSAPPHIQGPVVIVVAIVGVVINSATAMLFMRGSEHDLNLRGAYLHMAADALLSLGVAIAGGIILWTNWWWVDPVTSLIIAAVIFVATWSLMAESFRLAMHAVPANIDSQQVESYLAGLPGVTSVHDLHIWAMSTTEIALTAHLVRPNHDNDDALLNEASETLHHDFKINHMTIQIERSVADADCGQWEEGTL from the coding sequence ATGCACCAGTGCGACCACCACCATCCTGCGCCGAAAGACTTTGGTTGGGCGTTCGCGGTCGGTATCACACTGAACATCACCTTTGTGGCTGTCGAAGCCGCTTTTGGATGGTGGTCTGATTCGCTGGCCTTGATGGCCGATGCCGGGCACAACCTTAGCGACGTGTTGGGGTTGTTGATGGCTTGGGCTGGATACGCCCTGGCCAAATTACCGACCAGCCAGAAACGCACATACGGTTGGCGTGGATCAACCATCTTGGCTGCATTGTTCAACTCGCTGCTGTTGATGATCGCCGTCGGTGGAATCGTTTGGGAAGCCGTTTCGCGGTTCTCGGCACCGCCACACATTCAAGGGCCAGTCGTGATCGTTGTCGCGATCGTGGGTGTCGTCATTAATTCGGCGACCGCAATGTTATTCATGCGAGGCAGCGAGCATGATCTGAATCTACGAGGCGCCTATCTGCACATGGCTGCCGATGCGCTGCTGTCGCTGGGTGTTGCCATCGCCGGCGGGATCATCTTGTGGACAAACTGGTGGTGGGTCGATCCCGTGACAAGTCTGATCATCGCAGCAGTCATCTTCGTTGCCACTTGGAGCTTGATGGCCGAGTCGTTCCGACTGGCGATGCACGCAGTTCCTGCGAACATCGATTCGCAGCAAGTCGAATCGTATCTTGCTGGTTTGCCAGGCGTGACATCCGTACATGACCTACATATCTGGGCGATGAGCACCACCGAAATCGCATTGACCGCTCACCTAGTGCGTCCCAATCACGACAACGACGACGCCCTGCTTAACGAAGCAAGCGAGACGTTGCACCACGATTTCAAGATCAATCATATGACGATCCAGATTGAACGCAGCGTCGCTGACGCCGACTGTGGCCAATGGGAAGAAGGCACACTGTAA
- a CDS encoding GAF domain-containing protein, producing MSTAIQQPTQSSILDVLFSLSSKIVQGATLEESLEFIFDNFAKVVPYDRIGFAEVNVEKQTVHTRWAKSHGRTRLGLGFSAPLRGSSLSIVLQRRQPRVLNDLATYLEHRPNSHSTRLIVQEGVRSSMTCPLFVNDQPFGFLFFSSFEVDAYDDLHVKILKEVGNQLAMLLMASKVVPVAETLPIARPAATPIQRLPQAIRPTTTMLSSLRPGMILDAPITLNDGRLLLSSGVELTQQSINRLITLHTQGFMSVNAIKIR from the coding sequence GTGAGTACTGCAATCCAACAACCGACACAATCGTCAATACTCGACGTTCTCTTTTCACTCTCAAGCAAAATTGTCCAAGGTGCAACGCTTGAAGAGTCACTTGAGTTCATATTTGACAACTTTGCCAAGGTCGTGCCTTACGACCGAATTGGTTTTGCCGAAGTCAACGTCGAAAAGCAAACGGTTCATACACGCTGGGCCAAGTCGCATGGCAGGACGCGGCTCGGCTTAGGATTCTCGGCACCACTGCGTGGATCTTCATTGTCAATCGTACTTCAGCGCCGTCAACCTCGGGTGCTAAACGACCTGGCGACGTACCTCGAACATCGCCCGAACTCTCACTCGACCCGGCTAATCGTGCAAGAAGGAGTCCGATCGTCGATGACATGCCCCTTGTTCGTCAATGATCAACCTTTCGGTTTCTTGTTCTTCAGCAGCTTTGAAGTCGACGCCTATGACGATCTGCACGTAAAGATCTTGAAAGAGGTCGGCAATCAACTCGCGATGCTATTGATGGCGTCGAAGGTAGTGCCCGTCGCAGAAACACTCCCCATTGCGCGACCGGCGGCAACCCCGATACAACGACTTCCCCAAGCTATTCGACCGACGACAACGATGCTATCGAGCCTGCGACCAGGAATGATTCTTGACGCCCCGATCACCCTGAACGACGGACGACTGCTGTTGTCGTCAGGCGTCGAACTGACCCAGCAATCGATCAACCGACTGATAACGCTTCACACGCAAGGCTTCATGTCGGTCAACGCGATCAAGATCCGATAG
- a CDS encoding site-2 protease family protein — translation MPESLLARRLKLGTFLGIGLYVHWSFSLAILFVAMRSLPLGAVGVAFAIAQLFGVFFCVTLHEYGHAMAARCFGIGTADITLLPIGGVARLRRMPRIPWQELIVAVAGPAVNVVIVILLLIGFAVLASSETIAVISEFVTAMFTGNEVAAQTDEMAMQIFEQPSWVGFAVLMMLVNVILVLFNMIPAFPMDGGRVFRSLLAMVMDYSLATSIASKVGLACAAVMIWVALNADVFSPIPILIAIFIGYAGITEFRQVSLMEKVRGLKVGDVMVQSNRVLPMDTPLGEIARQWRMTPQSVLPISSIVGTVVGTLRLDDVTSALAAGKDTSITAGQLIDYNESVDLLRADDDLSAALAKSGKSVRQIPVVDSSGQLVGMLDLDTMLARRGLSPTTGHIEDVPVRQLDVLS, via the coding sequence TTGCCCGAAAGCTTATTAGCTCGCCGTTTGAAATTGGGCACATTCCTGGGAATCGGACTGTATGTCCATTGGTCCTTTTCTTTGGCCATTTTGTTTGTGGCGATGCGTTCCTTGCCACTCGGAGCCGTGGGTGTAGCCTTTGCAATTGCCCAATTGTTTGGCGTTTTCTTTTGTGTGACTCTGCACGAGTATGGGCATGCGATGGCGGCGCGGTGCTTCGGGATCGGCACTGCTGACATCACCCTGTTGCCGATTGGTGGCGTGGCCCGTCTGCGGCGGATGCCAAGGATTCCTTGGCAGGAATTGATCGTGGCGGTCGCCGGGCCAGCGGTCAACGTGGTCATCGTGATCTTATTGCTGATCGGGTTTGCGGTGCTGGCAAGTTCAGAAACCATCGCGGTGATTTCCGAATTCGTGACGGCGATGTTCACGGGTAATGAAGTGGCTGCCCAAACTGATGAAATGGCAATGCAAATTTTTGAACAGCCATCATGGGTTGGTTTTGCGGTTTTAATGATGCTGGTTAACGTGATCTTGGTTTTGTTCAACATGATCCCGGCGTTTCCAATGGATGGTGGCCGCGTCTTTCGCAGTCTGCTAGCAATGGTGATGGACTATTCGCTAGCGACTTCGATTGCTTCGAAAGTTGGCTTGGCGTGTGCCGCGGTAATGATTTGGGTCGCGTTGAACGCCGACGTGTTCAGCCCCATTCCGATTCTGATCGCGATCTTCATTGGATACGCGGGCATCACCGAGTTTCGCCAAGTCAGCTTGATGGAAAAAGTTCGGGGGCTGAAAGTCGGCGACGTTATGGTGCAATCCAATCGCGTCTTGCCGATGGACACGCCGCTGGGCGAGATCGCACGCCAATGGCGGATGACGCCGCAATCCGTCCTGCCAATTTCATCGATTGTTGGAACGGTCGTTGGCACACTTCGTCTTGATGACGTGACAAGTGCATTGGCTGCTGGAAAAGACACTTCTATCACAGCTGGACAATTGATCGACTACAACGAGTCGGTGGACTTGCTGCGAGCTGACGATGACCTTTCGGCGGCTCTCGCAAAGTCCGGGAAGTCGGTTCGCCAGATTCCTGTGGTGGATTCCAGCGGGCAGCTAGTCGGAATGTTGGACTTGGACACGATGCTTGCCCGACGTGGTTTATCACCAACCACCGGACACATTGAAGACGTTCCCGTACGGCAATTGGACGTGCTGAGTTGA
- a CDS encoding DUF1571 domain-containing protein, protein MLKKFLVGIALIVAGVVVWRFTQTSTAGSSTGPLTVYVRSDAPESDNPAVQSPGIDDVLKMASDALLAMETNLDDYTARFVKQERDASGVLGEPAEISIRAQTRFGGDENQSPRRIYLRFESPASLQGREVIWAEDLYDGKMAVHEVGMILGLKTIWLDPTGMIAMQGQRYPISEIGLVKLVEKLIERGEQDRNNPNVEVAIKDGHLFDEVDCQLIQVRRREPSDSEDDFSVAEIVVDPQRQLILSYRSFGWPEQLGDEPPLLESYAYHDLKTNVGLTETDFDTKNSNYGFPLF, encoded by the coding sequence ATGTTGAAGAAATTTCTGGTCGGTATCGCATTGATCGTAGCTGGCGTTGTGGTTTGGCGGTTCACGCAAACTTCGACAGCGGGATCGTCGACGGGACCGCTAACCGTGTATGTGCGAAGCGATGCACCGGAGTCCGACAATCCGGCCGTGCAATCGCCCGGTATTGACGATGTCTTGAAAATGGCCAGCGACGCGTTGCTGGCGATGGAAACCAACTTGGATGACTATACCGCTCGTTTCGTCAAGCAAGAACGCGATGCAAGCGGAGTCCTAGGCGAGCCCGCCGAAATTTCAATCCGCGCTCAGACCCGGTTCGGAGGTGACGAAAACCAGTCGCCTCGGCGGATCTATCTGCGTTTCGAATCTCCGGCCTCTTTGCAAGGACGCGAGGTGATTTGGGCCGAAGACTTATACGATGGGAAAATGGCGGTCCACGAAGTTGGCATGATTTTAGGATTGAAAACGATCTGGCTGGATCCGACCGGAATGATCGCGATGCAAGGGCAACGCTATCCGATCAGCGAAATTGGCTTGGTGAAGCTGGTTGAAAAACTGATCGAGCGAGGCGAGCAGGATCGCAATAACCCCAATGTCGAAGTTGCGATCAAAGACGGCCATCTGTTTGATGAAGTTGATTGTCAGTTGATCCAGGTCCGTCGCCGTGAACCCAGCGACAGCGAAGACGATTTTTCCGTCGCCGAGATTGTCGTCGATCCACAACGCCAACTGATTCTCAGTTACCGCAGCTTTGGTTGGCCCGAACAATTGGGTGACGAGCCGCCGCTTTTAGAGTCGTACGCTTATCACGATTTGAAAACGAATGTGGGCCTGACCGAGACTGACTTTGACACCAAGAACTCGAACTATGGTTTTCCGCTGTTTTGA
- a CDS encoding outer membrane protein assembly factor BamB family protein, whose protein sequence is MIANVTRSFIACIALITTAVADDWPQWRGIDRDGRINEPGLMTSLPDDHLPRKWTVKIGAGYSGPTVADGRVFVTDRGLEDEDGEIERVLCFSAETGEELWKHAYPAAYGDIGYRAGPRASVTIHGDLAISVGAAGQLICFDATNGTIKWQHGLRDEYAVRMPIWGITAAPLVYDDLVIQVVAGAGDACVVAFDLATGKERWRSIDEPAGYSSPILIRQADQDVAVVWTGASISGLDPRSGKVHWRVEMRSRNMPIGVPTPVVANDRLFVSSFYDGSMLIRFSKDELTAAKVWHRVGIDEINTDALHCMISNPLIKGEFIYGADSYGQLRCLDIASGDRIWEDTTAVPKARWATIHTIQDGDREIMQNDQGELIFATLSPTGFQEHSRTKLLAPTRKQLPKRGGVTWSHPAIANGHIYARNDNELMCASLIP, encoded by the coding sequence TTGATCGCTAACGTTACGCGTTCTTTTATCGCTTGCATCGCATTGATCACAACCGCGGTTGCCGATGATTGGCCTCAGTGGCGCGGTATCGATCGCGACGGGCGGATCAACGAGCCTGGCTTGATGACGTCGCTGCCCGACGATCACCTGCCGCGAAAGTGGACCGTCAAAATCGGCGCCGGTTACAGCGGACCGACCGTTGCCGACGGCCGCGTGTTCGTGACTGACCGAGGACTCGAAGACGAAGACGGTGAAATTGAACGAGTCTTGTGTTTTAGCGCCGAAACGGGTGAAGAACTCTGGAAGCACGCGTACCCGGCGGCCTATGGTGACATCGGCTATCGTGCCGGCCCGCGCGCATCGGTGACGATCCACGGTGACTTGGCAATTTCGGTCGGCGCCGCCGGTCAATTGATCTGTTTCGATGCGACCAACGGAACGATCAAGTGGCAACATGGTTTGCGAGACGAGTACGCCGTTCGCATGCCAATTTGGGGCATCACCGCGGCTCCATTGGTCTACGACGACTTGGTGATTCAAGTCGTCGCGGGCGCTGGCGATGCTTGCGTGGTGGCGTTTGATTTGGCGACCGGGAAAGAACGTTGGCGGTCGATCGATGAACCGGCCGGTTACAGTTCTCCGATTCTAATTCGGCAAGCCGATCAAGACGTCGCCGTCGTTTGGACCGGCGCCAGCATCAGCGGTTTGGATCCGAGGTCGGGCAAGGTTCATTGGCGAGTTGAGATGCGATCTCGCAACATGCCCATCGGCGTTCCCACACCGGTCGTGGCCAATGATCGGCTGTTCGTGTCGTCGTTCTATGACGGTTCGATGTTGATTCGTTTTTCAAAGGATGAATTGACGGCCGCGAAAGTTTGGCACCGCGTCGGGATCGATGAAATCAACACCGACGCACTTCACTGCATGATTAGTAACCCGTTGATCAAGGGCGAATTCATCTATGGCGCCGACAGCTACGGACAACTGCGATGCCTGGACATCGCATCGGGCGACCGAATTTGGGAAGACACAACCGCTGTGCCCAAGGCCCGCTGGGCGACGATCCACACCATCCAAGACGGTGATCGCGAAATCATGCAAAACGATCAGGGAGAGTTGATCTTTGCGACGTTGTCACCGACGGGCTTTCAGGAACATTCGCGAACCAAACTGTTGGCGCCGACGCGAAAGCAGTTGCCCAAGCGGGGCGGCGTGACGTGGTCGCATCCCGCGATCGCCAACGGCCACATCTACGCACGGAACGACAATGAACTGATGTGCGCGTCGCTTATACCCTAG
- the rplM gene encoding 50S ribosomal protein L13 — MAKPDQVVKQWHHVDATDEVLGRLASDIAVVLMGKHRPQYTPNTDCGDFVIVTNAEKIAMTGRKMDARHYTWYTGYTGLRLESYGDRRDRKPEDLLFHAVRRMLPKNKLAYQMIKKLKIYAGPEHPHTAQMPQELNRTSKKV, encoded by the coding sequence ATCGCAAAACCTGACCAAGTCGTTAAGCAATGGCACCACGTTGATGCAACCGACGAAGTGCTCGGTCGCTTGGCCAGCGATATAGCGGTTGTTTTGATGGGCAAGCATCGCCCGCAATACACCCCGAACACTGATTGCGGCGATTTCGTGATCGTCACGAATGCTGAAAAGATCGCGATGACCGGTCGCAAAATGGACGCCCGCCACTACACGTGGTACACCGGATACACCGGTCTGCGTCTTGAAAGCTATGGCGACCGCCGTGATCGTAAGCCAGAAGACTTGCTCTTCCACGCTGTTCGTCGGATGTTGCCGAAGAACAAGTTGGCTTACCAAATGATTAAGAAGCTGAAAATCTACGCGGGTCCGGAACATCCTCACACCGCGCAAATGCCTCAAGAATTGAATCGTACTAGCAAGAAGGTCTAA
- a CDS encoding Gfo/Idh/MocA family protein: MDRRNFIHGATAAAATVAAIQSRAYADEKSRPRRVGLIGCGWYGKCDLLQLMNVEPVEVVSLCDVDTDMLNQAADLIASRQASKTRPRTYANYQNMLAEKDLDIVLIATPDHWHALPMIAAVEAGADVYVQKPTGCDVLESKAMLDAARRTGRVVQVGTQRRSTPHLIDAKNQVVEAGLLGDIAHAEVCCYYHMRSNKNPPDSAPPKNLDYDAWTGPAPMRPYNELVHPRSWRAFMEYGNGIVGDMCVHMLDMVRWQLGLGWPKHIASSGGILVDTKSKANISDTQTATFDFDDLDVVWTHRSWGDAPDPQYPWAGIIYGTKGTLKLSVNRFDFIPRGGGQKLQGEALIELDKYPTDASDKEKWNLELHVASAIRGHMRDFLAAIDSRSNPIADIEQGHISSASCIMANVSSALGRSIEFDPATHTAVGDAEASSMLRREYRKPYIHPATV; the protein is encoded by the coding sequence ATGGATCGACGTAATTTTATTCACGGTGCAACTGCCGCGGCGGCGACTGTTGCCGCGATTCAATCGCGAGCCTATGCGGACGAAAAATCAAGGCCACGCCGAGTTGGGCTGATCGGGTGTGGTTGGTACGGCAAGTGCGACCTGCTTCAGTTGATGAATGTTGAGCCAGTGGAAGTGGTTTCGCTGTGCGATGTCGACACGGACATGCTTAACCAAGCAGCGGATTTGATCGCTTCGCGGCAAGCATCCAAGACGAGGCCGCGAACCTACGCCAACTATCAAAATATGCTGGCCGAAAAGGACTTGGACATCGTCTTGATCGCGACACCCGATCACTGGCACGCGTTGCCAATGATTGCCGCAGTCGAAGCCGGCGCGGACGTTTATGTTCAGAAGCCGACCGGATGCGATGTGCTGGAAAGCAAAGCGATGTTGGATGCCGCTCGGCGAACCGGTCGCGTCGTCCAAGTCGGAACCCAGCGGCGCAGTACGCCTCATTTGATCGATGCAAAGAATCAGGTCGTCGAGGCAGGATTGCTCGGTGACATCGCGCACGCCGAAGTGTGTTGCTATTACCACATGCGGTCCAATAAGAATCCGCCCGATTCGGCGCCGCCGAAGAATCTGGACTATGACGCTTGGACTGGTCCAGCACCGATGCGTCCCTACAACGAATTGGTTCATCCGCGTTCGTGGCGAGCGTTCATGGAATACGGCAACGGTATCGTTGGTGACATGTGCGTTCACATGTTAGACATGGTCCGCTGGCAATTGGGACTGGGTTGGCCAAAGCACATCGCCAGCAGTGGCGGTATTTTGGTGGACACGAAATCGAAGGCCAACATTTCCGATACGCAAACGGCGACCTTTGACTTCGATGACTTGGATGTCGTTTGGACACACCGCAGTTGGGGTGACGCGCCGGACCCGCAGTATCCGTGGGCGGGAATCATTTACGGTACGAAGGGGACGCTTAAGTTGAGCGTCAATCGATTCGATTTTATTCCCCGAGGCGGCGGCCAAAAGCTTCAGGGCGAGGCATTGATCGAGCTGGACAAATACCCGACCGATGCCAGCGACAAAGAAAAGTGGAACTTGGAACTGCATGTCGCATCGGCAATTCGCGGGCACATGCGTGACTTCTTGGCTGCGATCGATTCTCGTAGCAATCCGATCGCCGACATCGAACAAGGCCACATCAGCAGCGCGTCGTGCATCATGGCAAATGTGTCGTCGGCGTTGGGCCGATCGATCGAGTTCGACCCAGCAACTCACACGGCTGTCGGTGACGCCGAAGCTAGCTCCATGCTCCGGCGCGAGTATCGAAAACCGTACATCCATCCAGCAACCGTTTGA
- a CDS encoding RbsD/FucU family protein — MLRHKLIHPQISSILASAGHHSSVLIADGNYPAASKRGPRAELISLNLMPGVPTCNQVLEALLSAVPVEAIQTMQTEASGPYALDGDPPVWDDYRQTIKNEGLDVKLEPIDKWAFYDAVGTPDHVLTIQTADQQRYANILLTIGVRMD, encoded by the coding sequence ATGCTTCGCCATAAGTTAATCCACCCCCAAATCAGTTCAATCCTGGCATCCGCCGGACACCACAGCAGCGTTCTAATCGCTGACGGGAACTACCCTGCAGCCAGCAAACGAGGGCCACGCGCCGAGTTGATCAGTCTAAACCTGATGCCCGGCGTTCCCACCTGCAACCAGGTCTTGGAAGCTCTGCTGTCAGCGGTTCCCGTCGAAGCCATCCAAACCATGCAGACCGAGGCGAGCGGCCCGTACGCACTGGACGGCGATCCACCCGTCTGGGACGACTATCGCCAAACGATCAAGAACGAAGGCCTAGATGTCAAACTGGAACCTATCGACAAATGGGCATTTTATGATGCCGTCGGCACCCCCGATCACGTTCTGACCATCCAAACAGCCGACCAGCAACGATACGCCAACATTCTGTTGACCATTGGCGTTCGTATGGACTGA
- the infA gene encoding translation initiation factor IF-1 gives MGKKEDAFEVEGTVTQALANTRFRVQLETGSEVLAHVAGRMRKHFIRIVPGDKVRVELSPYDLTKGRITYRER, from the coding sequence TTGGGAAAGAAAGAAGATGCCTTCGAGGTTGAAGGCACGGTAACACAAGCACTTGCGAATACTCGTTTTCGGGTCCAATTGGAAACCGGTAGCGAAGTATTGGCGCACGTCGCAGGACGCATGCGCAAGCACTTTATCCGTATCGTGCCGGGCGACAAGGTTCGCGTTGAACTGTCCCCGTATGATTTGACCAAAGGTCGGATCACCTACCGAGAACGGTAG
- the rpsI gene encoding 30S ribosomal protein S9: MIAVKKDKINGDALGTGRRKSSVARVRVRAGSGKITVNTLPIEQYFANEQDRVSIMQTLDAAEHADKVDVVVRVSGGGMTGQSGAIRMGLARALCSFDETLHDPMREGSFLTRDSRMKERKKPGLRGARRGVQFSKR; encoded by the coding sequence ATGATCGCTGTCAAAAAGGACAAAATCAACGGAGACGCTCTCGGCACAGGTCGCCGTAAAAGCAGTGTTGCTCGCGTTCGCGTGCGTGCTGGCAGCGGAAAGATTACCGTCAACACTCTCCCGATCGAGCAGTATTTCGCGAACGAGCAAGATCGAGTCTCGATCATGCAAACGCTTGACGCCGCTGAGCATGCGGACAAAGTTGACGTCGTCGTTCGTGTCAGTGGTGGCGGAATGACCGGCCAAAGCGGTGCGATTCGGATGGGATTGGCTCGTGCCTTGTGCAGTTTCGACGAAACTTTGCATGATCCGATGCGTGAAGGCAGCTTCCTGACGCGAGATTCTCGCATGAAGGAACGAAAGAAACCCGGTCTTCGTGGTGCACGCCGCGGCGTCCAGTTCAGCAAGCGTTAA
- a CDS encoding sensor histidine kinase: protein MSSNTQASNQTADLQLQVQHLKNEMRNLQSMAALGELTGTATHEFNNVLMTVINYAKLGIRNRDDASRDKALNKILEASERAAKITNTILAQAKNRSESFEPTNLVEIIESSLILLEREMRNYRIAIETEIDPSTPMVTASGNQIGRVLLNLLINARQAITEGGTILVRLAPSQESGWVELTVRDSGSGIPKESLPRIFESFYSTKSGPDESGKGGTGLGLAACKDIVDAHQGRIRVESTVGVGTAFIIRLPIASQAKSAA, encoded by the coding sequence ATGTCTTCGAATACCCAAGCATCAAATCAAACGGCCGACCTTCAATTGCAAGTCCAGCATTTGAAGAACGAGATGCGAAATCTGCAATCGATGGCAGCGCTTGGCGAATTGACGGGCACCGCGACTCACGAATTCAACAACGTGTTGATGACAGTGATCAACTACGCCAAGCTGGGCATCCGAAATCGCGATGATGCGAGCCGGGATAAGGCGCTCAACAAGATTTTGGAAGCGTCGGAACGAGCGGCGAAGATCACCAATACCATTTTGGCGCAGGCCAAGAACCGCAGCGAATCGTTCGAGCCGACCAACTTGGTTGAAATCATCGAAAGCTCGTTGATCTTGCTCGAGCGTGAAATGCGAAACTATCGCATCGCGATCGAAACCGAAATTGATCCGTCGACGCCGATGGTCACTGCTAGCGGAAATCAGATCGGACGAGTGTTGCTGAACTTGTTGATCAACGCCCGGCAAGCGATCACCGAAGGCGGTACGATCTTGGTTCGGTTAGCGCCTAGCCAAGAAAGCGGATGGGTCGAGTTGACGGTGCGAGATTCGGGAAGCGGCATTCCAAAAGAATCACTGCCGCGCATCTTTGAATCGTTCTATAGCACCAAGTCGGGCCCCGATGAATCGGGCAAGGGTGGTACAGGTTTGGGACTCGCCGCGTGCAAGGACATTGTCGACGCGCACCAAGGTCGAATCCGCGTCGAAAGCACCGTCGGCGTCGGCACCGCGTTCATCATCCGATTGCCCATCGCCTCCCAAGCCAAGTCGGCTGCCTGA